The Paenibacillus sp. RC334 nucleotide sequence TCAAACGTCAGCAAGCTCTACAATTTATGGATACGTATACCCTTACACTGTAAACCGTGAAAGCTGCTCCTTCAAATTGACCGATACCCCTTCCAGCTTATCAGACAATCCTACCAGCTGATTCCCGATATTCGCCTGCTCGGTGCTGAGAGAAGCGACTTCCTGCGAAGTGGCGGAGGACTGCTCGGCTACCGCACTCACATTGGTCATCGCCTCCGACAAGATCGCCTGCGATTCACTCAGCTCCTGAATGGATGAGGTAACCGTACCCAATCGAAGCGCAAATTCTCCCATTTGCTGCTGTACCGATTGGAAAATGTCCGTCGTCTCCTGTACCGCTCCCATCTGCTGTCGGAACAGTGGGTAAACCTCCGATAACGCCTGAACCGTCTCATTCATCTCGCCGACGATGTTATTAATAATTCCCGTCGCCGTGCGAATGGCTTGACGTGATTGTTCAGCCAGCTGCCGAACCTCATTGGCCACCACCATAAATCCGCGACCTGCTGTTCCGGCCCTTGCCGCTTCAATCGTTGCATTTAACGATAAAATATTCGTTTGCTTCGCAATATCTTGTAGCACGTCCAGCACCTTGAAGACATCGGAAGTCGTCTCCTTCAACTTGTCTACTTTGCTCACAAGCGCATGCGTCGTTTCTTCAGTGACCTGGGTCTTACTCAGGAGGTTTTTCAGCTGAACCGTTCCTTGTTCACTGGATTGCTCGACCTCGTGTGCAACCTTGCTCATTTCATGGTTGGAAGCTATAACCGTATCCATTTGCTGTGATATGTTTCCGGTCAGTCCGCTGCCACGTTCAGCCTCTGTCGCCAAGCTGGCGGAGCCGTGAGCAATCTCCTCCGTTGCTGCTGCAATTTCCTTGGCTGAGATGGCCGTTTTCTTTGAGGCATCACTCAGTTCCGTCGCTGTATCCAGCACCTCTTGGGCTGAAACGTTCGTCTGTTCTACCAGCAAAGTAATCTGCTCCATCATCGTATCAAAGCTTTCAGACAATTGCCCGATTTCATCCTTAGCGTTGTAGTTAGTACGAACCTGCAGATTGCCCTTGGCTCCTTCCAGCATCAGATCTTTTAAATGCGTTAAAGGGAGCGCCACAAGTCGCACCATCCACAAACCGATGAACAACGCAATCAGTGCCGCCACCGCAGCAAAAATCCAGGTCGCCGTTAAAATCCCTTCGGCATCTTTAACCAGCACAAATACAGGTACGACACCCAGAAGAATCCACTTGGAGGTGCCCAGTGTATTATGCACCGCCAGCACATTTTGCACTTTCCCATCTGCGGACTGCTCCAAAATTTGATTTCCTTCAACACCCTGGAGCTGTGAAACGTAATCCAACTTTTGTTTCCCTCCTGCCAGAGCATCAATGTTGGAGCCTATAAAAACGCCATCCTGTGTAATAAGGCTAATCATACTGCCCGCACCCAAATCAATACTCTTCAACTGATCATCCACGGCACTGGACTTCAAATCCATGACCAAGACGTAAGTCCCGCCCAAGCCCGACATGCTGTTCATGGAACGAGCCAGACGAAACGTCTTACTGCCGTTTTCATTTACCTGTGTAGGCAACCAGACAATCCCTTTATTTTTTAAAATATCCTTGAACCATGCTTCCTGTCGTACGTCCTTTTGTGTTCCTGTGCCCATAGCAGCCAGATCCGTCTGTTCAGGATACAGATAAAGCGAATCAATTTCCTTGTTTGTAAATGCAATATTCGTTAACTTCTTGTTTACTTCACCCATAGCGACAAATGAATCAAACGAATTTTTCTCCTGCTTTGCCGCCTTTTGTAGCTGATCACTTAATTCAGTATCGAAGAACACCTGTGTCGAGGTATCCTGAAAGCGTTCCAAAATGATATCCAGCTTCTCTGCGGTTTGTTGAACCGTTTGCTGGTAAGCCGTAGCCGCATTTTGCTCAATTGTATTTTTGGCTTTAAAGTATGAAATCATTCCCAGACTGATCACAAACAACATAATCGCTGTAAAAAAGATCAAAAACAGCTTCATGCCAACTGAACGGACCGGATTATAATTTTTAACCAAATGCATAAAATCCTTACTGTATTTTTCCGGCTTGAGTAAGCGCTTTAAATTGTATGCGCCTACACGAGTAGCCTTAGACAACCAGGGAGCGACCTTCGAATACCCCCCAACTGTTTTGTCTCCTTTAGCCGTTGTCGCCTTGCTGCCCTTCAACCCTTTAATTAGAGCCGTTTTCTTTGGCTGCTTCTTCGTTGTATTCCCCTCTTTTTTCCAAAAAGCCATTTCTCTCACCTACCACCCTATAATTAGTTTCCTGATCCACGTATCCGTTATGTATCTATTATCTATATCATATCTATCAGAACTATTCGACAAGGAATGTAGCTTTCCTTTCAACAACCACTAAATTTTGTGAAACTTTTTTCCTAGAAAAGTATTCAAAAAAAAGCCCCTCCAACCGATAGGAGAGGCTTTTGAATCTTTTTATCCGAGACTTAAGACTTAATTACTTCTTTTTACGCATCATGTCAAAATAAGATACAGGCTGATCTACCTTCATTTTGATCCGTTGAAGCGGGTGACGGGCAGCATCCAATTCGTTGCCTTCTTCATCCCAGATTGTTCCAACCGTTTGTTTAAAGAACGTTCCGTTCGGACCAAAAAATTCAATTTCATGTCCCGGTTTAAAATGGTTACGCTGTTGAATGGTAGCTATACCACTCGCCGCATCGTAGTCCATAACCAGTCCGGCAAAATCATAAGGCGCAGCCTTTTCTTCCGGCTCATAAATATGATCTTCGTGATCCGGTGTATCGTAGAAAAAGCCAGTGTTCAGCGGACGATTAGCCGCCTTGTTTATTTCATCAATCCATTCCGGCTTGAGCACATAATTTTCAGGATCAGCCATATAGGAGTCAATCGCTTGACGATAGACATTTACAACCGTAGCCACATAGTGAATGGACTTCATACGTCCCTCTACTTTGAAGCTGTCCACACCGACATCAATCAGATCAGGGACATTATCAATCATGCACAGATCCTTAGAGCCCATAGAAAAGGCATTATCACTTTCCTCAAACAATGGAATCTGATTAACGCCAAGCTGGAACTGCTTCAGAACGTTGCTATCCTGCGCCTCTTCCTCTGATATCCACACCTCGTCTTGACGGGCATCCTCAAACAAATCGTATTTCCAGCGGCAGGACTGACAGCAGCCCCCACGATTGGAATCCCGGTCCGTAAAGTGATTAGACAGCACGCAGCGACCGGAAAATGAAGAGCACATCGCACCATGGACAAAGGCTTCGATTTCGATGTCTACATGCTTTTTAATTTCTTCAATTTCCTCCAAGCTGGTCTCACGGCCCAGTACCACACGCGGTAATCCTTCATTCTTCCAGAACTTTACCGCCTGCCAGTTCAGCGTCGATTGCTGGGTGCTCAAATGCACTTCCAGCTCCGGCACCGTACGCAATGCCACAGATACAATCGCTGGATCAGCGACAATTACAGCATGAATACCCGCCTTGTACAAATTACACAGGTATTCTTCAATTCCCGCAATATCCTCATTGTGCGCATAAATATTGGTAGCAACAATAACTTTGGCGCCATATTTTTTCGCAAACTCTACGCCTTCCCGCATTTCCTCAAAGCTGAAATTATCGGCATTGGAGCGCAGACCGTATTTTTGTCCACCAATGTACACGGCATCCGCGCCATAGTGAATAGCGAACTTCAGCTTTTCCAGATTTCCGGCAGGAGCCAGCAGCTCCGGCTTATCCAGACGATTCCGCTTGCCCGTATACTTTCTCGTTTTGGTCATCGTTCCCATGACGTTCCCCCCTCTGTGTACTCTTTTTCAAATTAATAAACCTGTTCTTTATAGAAAAATCCGAAGGACAGTTCCCGTTCAGGATCTTGAAGACGGCGAACCTCATCCAGCCAGCTTTCATCATAAGCATAAGCGTCCGGATCAGCTGTAAAAGTATCCATCGCTTTGCGATAAGCACGAACGACCGCCGCGTTATAAGCCGCAGGCTTCAACAAGCCCTCAATCTTAAAGCTATGCACGCCTGCTTCCATCAGAATATGCAGGTCCTCCATAATGCAAAAATCATCCGAACTCATAATATGCGTTCCGTTGATATCCTCATAAATCGGAAACTTCTCTTCCTGCCGCTCTGCTTCGATCAAAAACAAGCCGCGCTCTCTGCCCAGATCACCTTCCACCGTGCGTCCCTGATGCAGCATATAGCTTTGTACAAGCTTGCGCTTGGAATGATAAATATTAGTCATGCCATGCACCTGAACCTGCGCCTCCATGTTCAACTTTGGCACCATTTCCGTAATTTCGTCCATACTCAGCTCACGGGCCAAAATGACGCGCGAAGCCCCCTTCTCTCCCCAATAGTTGGCGGTTGCGAAGTTGGTGGAAATCATTTCACCGTTCCAGAACAACTTCAAATGAGGGGCATATTCCTTTACCGCCATTAATACGGCCGGATCATTAAACTCAATGGCATCTACACCGCATCCGGCAAGTGTCTGTACGTATTCGGAAAGGAACGGCAATAGCTCGTTCGTCATCAAGTTGGTCATGGATACATATACCTGGGCCGTATGCTTTCGAGCTTCTTCCACAACCTCACGGATTTGGTCCGGTGTAAAATGTCCCGGTAATCGCATCCCAAAGCGGTCATCTCCAATAAGCAATGCGCTCGCTCCAGCCTCCAGCATTTGACGGGCATCCTCCGGAGAACTGGCAGTTACCAATAGTTCGGGTTTGTAAGCCATAGGCTCACCTCCTAATTTGTCTTACGGTTGCTTACCTGAATATTATGCAAATGTTCTTTATATGTCTTGGCAAACAAATGTCTGTGCGTTCCGTCTTTTTTGGTCACATAAAATAAATAATCCGTAGCATCCGGCTGCAAAGCTGCCACCACTGATTTCAGGCTGGGGCTTGCAATCGGCCCCGGTGGAAGTCCCTGATGCAAATACGTATTATATGGGCTTTCTACAGCCAAATCCTTGTAGTACAGCCGTTCCTTTTGCTTGTCCAGCATATATTGAACGGTAGCGTCAATTTCCAGCTTCTTATCCTGCTTGAGCCGGTTATAAATAACGCCAGCAACGACAGGCCGTTCATTATCTACAACGACCTCGCGCTCCACCAGAGAAGCAACGGTCAGCAGTTGATGCCGCGTTTCCCCCCGCTGTTTCAGCTTGGCGTCCACATCAGGAACGGTCTCCAGACGTTTTTGCGTCTGTTCCAGCATCGCCTGTATAATATCTTTGGTCGTACTGCCCTTTTTCAGCTCATAGGTTTCCGGGAAAAGATAGCCTTCCAGCGCATAGCGAAGCCCCGCCTGCTTTGGAATGTCACGCACCAGTGCGACGTCAAAAGCGGACGGATCGTTGGCCAGCTGCAAAAATTGCTTCTGGTCCGCCAGTCCTTCCTTTTGCAGCTTATCAGCCATCTGTCTGATCGTAAATCCTTCCGGTATCGTAAAACGGATCATTTCCTCTTTCACAACGTCCCCTGCCGAGAGCTTGGCAATCAGCTGATCGAAGGTAGCACCGGGCTGAACCTCATATTTTCCGGCCTGAAATGCGCTTCCTTGCTGTTTGAATTTAAGGTAAGCCTTAAACACGAGCGCATTACGTATGAGTCCCTTTTGCTCCAGTGTATCAGCTATAGCGGACGTGCCCGTTCCCTTCACTATTGTAAATACAACCGGCTGCGTTTTCGCCTGAACAGGCTGCATGGCATTCCAAATATAGAGAGTTGCTCCGCCTGCTATGATCACAATCAATAGAAGCAACGTAACCAACGTCATCCTTCGCTTCACTTCCACCCAACTCCTTCACAGCCAAAAAGGGCGGACTGGTCCGCCCTTTCAGGTTTGATCTCCTCGTTATCCAGACCTTACAGCTCTTCCGGCAGTGTGCATTCATCATACAGCTCGGAAATATCTTCCCACTCATCGTCATCCTCAATCGTGGTGATGGAAATATCGCCTTCCGGGGATGGGCTCACATGATACAGCTCATGCTCGCCTTCAGCAGTTCCGGGCTTGCGCAATACGGCGTACCGTTGCTCTCCTACCTTGAACTCTGCTTCCAGTTCCATGCGTATTGCACGGCCCTGTTCATCCTGTAGCTCTACATCGCCGCCGAACGCTTCCTTCAAATCAGAGGTCCAGCTCAGGTCTTCACGTGAATAGTTCGTCATTTCCCGTCTTCCTCGTCCTCTTCTTCCACAAATGTATTAAAGGTCTCTTCAACGATTTCCCATTCGGCATCGTCTTGGATCACAAACAATTTAATATCATCGCCTTCTTCCTCGTAACGGAAGGCGTACACATCGGACTCGTCGGCTTCAGGGTCCACTGGCGCAACCATCATGTACTTCGCTTCGGAACCGTCTACCTCAAACTTCATAATGACCTCGAACTCTTCCTCGTTGCCCTCGTCATCGGCAATGTAAATAATTTCCGGCTCTTCTTCCATACCCACTTGATTTTCAGCCATTACGAAATCCCCCTCACCTTGTACTGTGTGCGTCCAAATAGTTTTGCAAGATCAGGCTTGCGGCCAGTTTGTCTACCACCTGCTTGCGTTTTTTTCGGCTGACGTCGGCCTCCAGGAGCGTGCGCTCTGCCGAACGCGTCGTCAGCCGTTCATCCCAAAGGTGAACGGGTAAACCCAGTAACTCCTTGAGTCGGTTTGCAAACTCAATGCAAATCTCACCGCGTGGACCCACGGTACCGTTCATGTTTTTCGGCAAGCCTACTACAACCTCGCCGACCTCATTGTCACGTACCAGATTTGCAATTTTACCGAACTCGCTGTCGTCACCGCGTCGTTCTATGACTTCCAATCCTTGGGCGGTCCAGCCGAAGGCATCACTTACGGCGACCCCGATTCGGCGGTCCCCGTAATCCAATCCCATTACTTTCATGCCTGTCTCCTAACGGTGCTTGGCCAGATAGAAACGAACCAGCTCTTCAATCAGTTCATCGCGTTCTTTTTTGCGTACCAGGCTTCTGGCATTATTATGCCGTGGCACATAAGCCGGATCACCTGACAACAAATACCCGACAATTTGATTGATCGGATTGTATTCTTTTTCCACCAAAGCATCATATACGGTCAACAAAATCTCCTGAGCAGAAGCTTCCTTCTCATCCGCCTTGACATTAAATTTGACCGTTTTGTCCATGGAATCCACTGTTGACACCTCGCTTCCACAAAACATGTGTACATGTTTATGCCAGCTTATTCTTATACATCATACCATAAGCAGAGCCCTTCAAGGAAATGTCTAAGTCCGGTTTTTTCCAAAATTCCGCAAAAATTATCGAACTTTATCCTTGAGTAGCCGCCACTACCAATTCACGGGCACGCACGAGCGCTTCGTCCAGCTTGCTGGCATCCTTGCCTCCGGCTTGCGCCATATCCGGACGTCCGCCGCCTCCGCCGCCGCATACTGCAGCAATTTCCTTCACAAGCTTGCCTGCATGAAGCCCAGCCTTGGTATGCTCTGCCGGTACAGCTACGACAAAATTGACTTTGTCATCCATTGCAGCCCCAAGTACCAGCACAGCAGCTGGAAGCTTGCCTTTCAGCTCATCAGCAATCGCACGCAGCGCATCCATACTGGAAGCCTGTACACGTGCAGCCAACAGCTGTACTCCGCCAGCTTGCACGACCTGATCGGTCAATTGGCCCGCTTCAATAACACTCAGCTTGCTTTGCAGCGATTCATTTTCACGACTGAGGTCCTTAATTTGCTGTTGCAAGGATTCGATGCGTTTTGGCACCTCGGACAGCTTGGATTTCACCAGACCTGCCGATACTTTTAGCAGTTCCAACTGGCCTTCCATATATTCAAAGCCAAAGCGTCCAGTCACCGCTTCAATCCGGCGAACACCCGATCCGATGCCGCTCTCGCTGACAAGCTTGAACAGTCCGATTTGTGAGGTGTTGCTCACATGACAGCCGCCGCACAGCTCAATGCTGTAATCGCCTACCTTGACGACACGTACGATATCTCCATATTTTTCACCGAACAGCGCCATCGCTCCGAGAGCCTTGGCTTCATCAATCGGTTTCAGTTCAATATTTACATCCAGCTGGCTCCAAATAGCGCGATTTACACGCAACTCAATATCCGCCAGTTCTTCCGGCGTTATGCTTCCAAAATGGGAGAAGTCAAAACGCAGACGCCCAGGCTCCACCAGTGAACCTGCCTGATTGACATGGTCGCCCAGCACTTCCTTAAGCGCTTTGTGAAGCAAATGCGTAGCCGTATGATTTTTTTCGATTTCACCACGGGATGCTTGTTCCACTTCCGCTTTCACCGTATCGCCAACGTTCAGCTCACCGGCTTCCACGACGACCTGATGTACATGCTGGCCTTGAGGCGCCTTGAACAGTCCTTCGACCTTCGCCGTTACCGTACCTCCGCGCAGCAAGCCATGGTCACTTACCTGTCCGCCGCTTTCAGCATAAAAAGGAGTCACGTCCAGCACAACCTGACAAGTCTGTCCTTCACTAACACTATCCACTAGCACATCTTCATATACAATAGCCACAATTTTGGATTCGGTTACGAGGTCATTATATCCAACAAAATCGCTTTTAACCGCCAAGTCAGACAGGGGTCCACCCTGAATCTTCATGCTGGCATTGTCCTGATGAGCGTCACGCGCACGTTGCCGTTGCTCCTGCATCGCTTCATCAAAACCCTCACGGTCTACTTTCAAACCCTGCTCATCCGCATAATCCTCTGTGAGGTCAAATGGGAAGCCGTACGTGTCATACAGTTTGAAGGCGTCTGCTCCACTGATGACATTGCGACCTTCCGCTTTCGCCTGAGCACTGATATCAGCCAAAATAGCCAATCCGTCTGTCAGTGTCTCGTGGAAGCGTTCCTCTTCTGTTTTGATCACCTTGATGATGAAATCACGCTTGTCCACCACCTCAGGGTAGTACACGCCCATGACATCCCCCACCGTTTCCACAAGTTCAAACATAAATGGACGGTTCATGCCCAGCATTTTTCCGTAACGTACAGCACGGCGCAGCAAACGACGGATAACATAACCACGGCCTTCGTTGGAAGGCAGCACACCGTCACCAATCGCAAAAGCTACGGTGCGGACATGGTCAGCAATCACTTTGAGAGCCACATCGCTGTCCACATTTTCGTTATATTTGACTCCTGCCATAGCGGCTGTTTTCTGAATAATAGGTTGGAAAATATCCGTATCGAAGTTGGAATCCACATTTTGCAAAATGGATGCAAAACGCTCCAATCCCGCGCCTGTATCAATATTCTTGTTCG carries:
- a CDS encoding methyl-accepting chemotaxis protein; this encodes MAFWKKEGNTTKKQPKKTALIKGLKGSKATTAKGDKTVGGYSKVAPWLSKATRVGAYNLKRLLKPEKYSKDFMHLVKNYNPVRSVGMKLFLIFFTAIMLFVISLGMISYFKAKNTIEQNAATAYQQTVQQTAEKLDIILERFQDTSTQVFFDTELSDQLQKAAKQEKNSFDSFVAMGEVNKKLTNIAFTNKEIDSLYLYPEQTDLAAMGTGTQKDVRQEAWFKDILKNKGIVWLPTQVNENGSKTFRLARSMNSMSGLGGTYVLVMDLKSSAVDDQLKSIDLGAGSMISLITQDGVFIGSNIDALAGGKQKLDYVSQLQGVEGNQILEQSADGKVQNVLAVHNTLGTSKWILLGVVPVFVLVKDAEGILTATWIFAAVAALIALFIGLWMVRLVALPLTHLKDLMLEGAKGNLQVRTNYNAKDEIGQLSESFDTMMEQITLLVEQTNVSAQEVLDTATELSDASKKTAISAKEIAAATEEIAHGSASLATEAERGSGLTGNISQQMDTVIASNHEMSKVAHEVEQSSEQGTVQLKNLLSKTQVTEETTHALVSKVDKLKETTSDVFKVLDVLQDIAKQTNILSLNATIEAARAGTAGRGFMVVANEVRQLAEQSRQAIRTATGIINNIVGEMNETVQALSEVYPLFRQQMGAVQETTDIFQSVQQQMGEFALRLGTVTSSIQELSESQAILSEAMTNVSAVAEQSSATSQEVASLSTEQANIGNQLVGLSDKLEGVSVNLKEQLSRFTV
- a CDS encoding U32 family peptidase, encoding MGTMTKTRKYTGKRNRLDKPELLAPAGNLEKLKFAIHYGADAVYIGGQKYGLRSNADNFSFEEMREGVEFAKKYGAKVIVATNIYAHNEDIAGIEEYLCNLYKAGIHAVIVADPAIVSVALRTVPELEVHLSTQQSTLNWQAVKFWKNEGLPRVVLGRETSLEEIEEIKKHVDIEIEAFVHGAMCSSFSGRCVLSNHFTDRDSNRGGCCQSCRWKYDLFEDARQDEVWISEEEAQDSNVLKQFQLGVNQIPLFEESDNAFSMGSKDLCMIDNVPDLIDVGVDSFKVEGRMKSIHYVATVVNVYRQAIDSYMADPENYVLKPEWIDEINKAANRPLNTGFFYDTPDHEDHIYEPEEKAAPYDFAGLVMDYDAASGIATIQQRNHFKPGHEIEFFGPNGTFFKQTVGTIWDEEGNELDAARHPLQRIKMKVDQPVSYFDMMRKKK
- a CDS encoding peptidase U32 family protein produces the protein MAYKPELLVTASSPEDARQMLEAGASALLIGDDRFGMRLPGHFTPDQIREVVEEARKHTAQVYVSMTNLMTNELLPFLSEYVQTLAGCGVDAIEFNDPAVLMAVKEYAPHLKLFWNGEMISTNFATANYWGEKGASRVILARELSMDEITEMVPKLNMEAQVQVHGMTNIYHSKRKLVQSYMLHQGRTVEGDLGRERGLFLIEAERQEEKFPIYEDINGTHIMSSDDFCIMEDLHILMEAGVHSFKIEGLLKPAAYNAAVVRAYRKAMDTFTADPDAYAYDESWLDEVRRLQDPERELSFGFFYKEQVY
- the mltG gene encoding endolytic transglycosylase MltG, which codes for MVTLLLLIVIIAGGATLYIWNAMQPVQAKTQPVVFTIVKGTGTSAIADTLEQKGLIRNALVFKAYLKFKQQGSAFQAGKYEVQPGATFDQLIAKLSAGDVVKEEMIRFTIPEGFTIRQMADKLQKEGLADQKQFLQLANDPSAFDVALVRDIPKQAGLRYALEGYLFPETYELKKGSTTKDIIQAMLEQTQKRLETVPDVDAKLKQRGETRHQLLTVASLVEREVVVDNERPVVAGVIYNRLKQDKKLEIDATVQYMLDKQKERLYYKDLAVESPYNTYLHQGLPPGPIASPSLKSVVAALQPDATDYLFYVTKKDGTHRHLFAKTYKEHLHNIQVSNRKTN
- a CDS encoding DUF1292 domain-containing protein is translated as MTNYSREDLSWTSDLKEAFGGDVELQDEQGRAIRMELEAEFKVGEQRYAVLRKPGTAEGEHELYHVSPSPEGDISITTIEDDDEWEDISELYDECTLPEEL
- a CDS encoding DUF1292 domain-containing protein, with protein sequence MAENQVGMEEEPEIIYIADDEGNEEEFEVIMKFEVDGSEAKYMMVAPVDPEADESDVYAFRYEEEGDDIKLFVIQDDAEWEIVEETFNTFVEEEDEEDGK
- the ruvX gene encoding Holliday junction resolvase RuvX codes for the protein MKVMGLDYGDRRIGVAVSDAFGWTAQGLEVIERRGDDSEFGKIANLVRDNEVGEVVVGLPKNMNGTVGPRGEICIEFANRLKELLGLPVHLWDERLTTRSAERTLLEADVSRKKRKQVVDKLAASLILQNYLDAHSTR
- a CDS encoding IreB family regulatory phosphoprotein — protein: MDSMDKTVKFNVKADEKEASAQEILLTVYDALVEKEYNPINQIVGYLLSGDPAYVPRHNNARSLVRKKERDELIEELVRFYLAKHR
- the alaS gene encoding alanine--tRNA ligase, giving the protein MKASEIRSKWLEFFESKGHVIEPSAPLVPHKDPSLLWINAGMAPLKPYFDGRVKPENPRIANSQKCIRTNDIENVGKTRRHHTFFEMLGNFSIGDYFKEEVIVWAWEFLTDPKWIGFDPERLAVTVYPEDEEAYKLWNEKVGLPAERIIKLEDNFWDIGEGPCGPCTEIFYDRGEAYGSDMTDPEMYPGGENERYLEVWNLVFSQFNHNKDGSYTPLPNKNIDTGAGLERFASILQNVDSNFDTDIFQPIIQKTAAMAGVKYNENVDSDVALKVIADHVRTVAFAIGDGVLPSNEGRGYVIRRLLRRAVRYGKMLGMNRPFMFELVETVGDVMGVYYPEVVDKRDFIIKVIKTEEERFHETLTDGLAILADISAQAKAEGRNVISGADAFKLYDTYGFPFDLTEDYADEQGLKVDREGFDEAMQEQRQRARDAHQDNASMKIQGGPLSDLAVKSDFVGYNDLVTESKIVAIVYEDVLVDSVSEGQTCQVVLDVTPFYAESGGQVSDHGLLRGGTVTAKVEGLFKAPQGQHVHQVVVEAGELNVGDTVKAEVEQASRGEIEKNHTATHLLHKALKEVLGDHVNQAGSLVEPGRLRFDFSHFGSITPEELADIELRVNRAIWSQLDVNIELKPIDEAKALGAMALFGEKYGDIVRVVKVGDYSIELCGGCHVSNTSQIGLFKLVSESGIGSGVRRIEAVTGRFGFEYMEGQLELLKVSAGLVKSKLSEVPKRIESLQQQIKDLSRENESLQSKLSVIEAGQLTDQVVQAGGVQLLAARVQASSMDALRAIADELKGKLPAAVLVLGAAMDDKVNFVVAVPAEHTKAGLHAGKLVKEIAAVCGGGGGGRPDMAQAGGKDASKLDEALVRARELVVAATQG